In Leucobacter sp. CX169, a single genomic region encodes these proteins:
- a CDS encoding metal ABC transporter ATP-binding protein produces the protein MSQDSPARVAPTGPPAIDIQALSVHYPGGANGTIAALERATLTVQPGRICALVGANGAGKSTLFSAIMGLVTPAHGSVRLFGEPPVVARRAGTLGYVPQSESVDTTFPVSVRDVTLMGRYGQLDFTRRPGRADKAAVADALARVELTDFADRQLGRLSGGQRKRAFLARAIAQEARILLLDEPFAGVDKRSEATITRELRALAASGVTVLVSTHDLQALPGLADEAALILRSVLAHGSPEDVLAPGPLARAFGIDVLAGSERGER, from the coding sequence ATGAGCCAGGACTCCCCCGCACGGGTGGCGCCTACAGGCCCACCCGCGATCGACATCCAAGCGCTCTCCGTGCACTACCCGGGCGGGGCGAACGGCACGATCGCGGCGCTCGAACGCGCGACGCTGACGGTGCAGCCCGGCCGCATCTGCGCACTCGTCGGCGCGAACGGGGCCGGGAAGTCCACCCTCTTCTCGGCGATCATGGGGCTCGTCACGCCCGCGCACGGCAGTGTCAGGCTGTTCGGCGAACCGCCCGTCGTGGCCCGCCGCGCCGGGACGCTCGGCTATGTACCGCAAAGTGAATCTGTCGACACGACCTTTCCCGTCTCGGTGCGCGACGTGACCCTGATGGGGCGATACGGGCAGCTCGATTTCACCCGCCGTCCGGGCCGGGCCGACAAGGCCGCGGTGGCCGACGCGCTCGCCCGCGTCGAACTCACCGACTTCGCGGACCGGCAGTTGGGCCGGCTCTCCGGGGGCCAGCGCAAGCGCGCCTTCCTCGCCCGCGCGATCGCGCAGGAGGCCAGGATCCTGCTGCTCGACGAGCCCTTCGCGGGCGTCGACAAGCGCAGCGAGGCGACCATCACCCGCGAGCTGCGCGCCCTGGCCGCGAGCGGGGTCACGGTGCTCGTCTCGACCCACGACCTGCAGGCGCTGCCGGGCCTCGCCGACGAGGCCGCGCTCATCCTGCGAAGCGTGCTCGCGCACGGCTCGCCGGAAGATGTGCTCGCTCCGGGCCCGCTGGCCCGGGCGTTCGGGATCGACGTGTTGGC
- a CDS encoding metal ABC transporter substrate-binding protein has protein sequence MVDAMRQRAWWSAATATAALLLSACAPSPAGTPTATPGDDRPVVLATFTVLADLASEVAGPHLRVESLTRAGAEIHGYEPTPADVARASEADLILDNGLGLEAWFAQFVRDSGAPHAVLSAGIEPIAIAGGEAAGHINPHAWMSPENAEHYVENIVDAFSELDPAHAADYRANGDAYRAKIESVFSDAQGRIDALPATDRTLVTCEGAFSYLARDLGLSEHYLWPVNAEQQITARRMAAVIDAVRAQDVPAVFCESTVSDRAMRQLADDTGAAFGGTLYVDSLSAPDGPVPDYLSLLRVNLDTIATGLSTNRTASPSEGTAP, from the coding sequence ATGGTTGACGCCATGAGACAACGTGCCTGGTGGAGCGCGGCGACGGCGACGGCCGCCCTGCTGCTTTCGGCGTGCGCCCCGTCCCCCGCGGGCACCCCGACGGCGACGCCAGGCGACGATCGCCCCGTCGTCCTTGCCACGTTTACCGTGCTCGCCGACCTCGCGAGCGAGGTCGCTGGGCCCCACCTGCGCGTGGAATCACTGACCCGCGCGGGCGCCGAGATTCACGGGTACGAGCCCACCCCGGCCGACGTGGCCCGGGCGAGCGAGGCAGATCTCATTCTCGACAACGGCCTCGGCCTCGAGGCCTGGTTCGCGCAGTTCGTGCGCGACTCCGGCGCGCCGCACGCCGTGCTCTCGGCGGGCATCGAGCCGATCGCGATCGCGGGCGGCGAGGCAGCTGGGCACATCAACCCGCACGCCTGGATGTCGCCGGAGAACGCCGAGCACTACGTCGAGAACATCGTCGACGCGTTCAGCGAGCTCGACCCGGCGCACGCCGCCGACTACCGCGCCAACGGCGACGCCTACCGCGCGAAGATCGAGTCGGTGTTCTCCGATGCCCAGGGGCGCATCGACGCGCTCCCCGCCACAGACCGCACCCTCGTCACCTGCGAGGGCGCGTTCAGCTACCTCGCCCGCGACCTCGGCCTGTCCGAGCACTACCTCTGGCCGGTGAACGCTGAGCAACAGATCACCGCGCGACGCATGGCCGCCGTCATCGATGCGGTGCGCGCCCAAGACGTCCCCGCGGTGTTCTGCGAGTCCACGGTCTCTGACCGGGCGATGCGCCAGCTCGCCGACGACACCGGCGCAGCGTTCGGCGGCACCCTCTACGTCGACTCGCTGTCCGCACCCGACGGGCCCGTGCCTGACTATCTCTCGCTGCTCCGGGTGAACCTCGACACGATCGCGACCGGGCTGAGCACGAACCGCACCGCCTCCCCATCGGAAGGAACCGCCCCATGA
- a CDS encoding NUDIX domain-containing protein, with translation MNDLLVSAIALIRDRRVLMVTARGRDVWYMPGGKIDPGESGAEAAAREAFEEVALRLDPAQLDELFTVVTQAHGEPDGRLVRMRVFAASSPDEPEPSAEVSAVHWAGTADRDRCPPAGLEVLDRLAALGLID, from the coding sequence ATGAACGACCTCCTCGTCTCGGCCATTGCGCTGATCCGCGATCGCCGCGTGCTCATGGTGACCGCCCGCGGGCGTGACGTCTGGTATATGCCCGGCGGCAAGATTGACCCCGGCGAGAGCGGGGCCGAGGCCGCCGCGCGCGAGGCCTTCGAGGAGGTCGCGCTGCGCCTCGACCCCGCGCAGCTCGACGAGCTCTTCACCGTCGTCACGCAGGCGCACGGCGAGCCCGATGGCCGGCTCGTGCGCATGCGGGTGTTCGCCGCGTCCTCGCCCGACGAGCCGGAGCCGTCCGCCGAGGTGAGTGCGGTGCACTGGGCGGGCACCGCCGACCGCGACCGCTGCCCGCCCGCCGGGCTCGAGGTGCTCGACCGGCTCGCGGCGCTGGGGCTGATCGACTAG
- a CDS encoding multidrug efflux SMR transporter: MYWLILLISSVLEAVWAIALSESDGFSRPVPTIVFAVAVTLSMIGLGYAMKGIPTSVAYTVWVGVGAALTVTASMLTGSEEPSPLKLVFLAGIIACVIGLKFAPAGKPAAEQAAPESSGQDPARASTPSSDAGA; encoded by the coding sequence ATGTACTGGCTCATCCTCCTCATCAGCTCCGTACTCGAAGCTGTCTGGGCGATCGCGCTCAGCGAGTCCGACGGCTTCTCGCGCCCCGTCCCGACGATCGTGTTCGCGGTCGCGGTGACGCTCAGCATGATCGGGCTCGGCTATGCCATGAAGGGCATCCCCACGAGCGTCGCCTACACGGTGTGGGTCGGCGTCGGGGCAGCCCTCACGGTGACCGCTTCGATGCTCACGGGCTCGGAAGAGCCGTCGCCCCTCAAGCTCGTCTTTCTCGCGGGCATCATCGCGTGCGTGATCGGGCTCAAGTTTGCTCCCGCGGGCAAGCCGGCGGCCGAGCAGGCAGCCCCCGAATCGTCCGGGCAGGATCCTGCCCGCGCGAGCACCCCCAGCAGTGATGCGGGCGCATGA
- a CDS encoding multidrug efflux SMR transporter, translating into MTLAWVVLIGSGVLEAVWATALSRSNGLKKLWPTVTFVVSIVVSMAGLAYALRELPVGTAYAVWVGIGAVLTSAWAIISGAERATLLRVVLLVGLIACVAGLKAVS; encoded by the coding sequence GTGACGCTCGCGTGGGTAGTACTGATTGGAAGCGGCGTTCTCGAAGCCGTATGGGCCACTGCGCTGTCGCGCAGCAACGGCCTGAAGAAATTGTGGCCGACGGTCACCTTCGTCGTGTCGATCGTGGTGAGCATGGCGGGTCTCGCCTACGCGCTTCGCGAGCTCCCCGTGGGGACGGCGTACGCGGTCTGGGTGGGCATCGGAGCCGTACTGACCTCGGCCTGGGCGATCATCAGCGGGGCCGAGCGCGCGACGCTGCTGCGCGTCGTGCTACTGGTCGGCCTGATCGCCTGCGTCGCCGGGCTGAAGGCGGTGAGCTAG
- a CDS encoding asparagine synthase: MFGRRKRRRPGGRSLRGIPRKVLAPVEEIVEQGLLVADVAVRMNVKNAIIMNALRRDVDYDEEMIRDLARTALTELADERERDAKHIRRMRDEIRDYGRSAWSESEYSNDDNRTLRHRQEVYETLAKELRERAANDEYLNESTKRARDAAWEEIGDSLKVRAAHPYYGGGRDEEYKQEREGRIAQLISQDLTRLMEEKTASESGGKRGLFRRKDEPAREG; this comes from the coding sequence ATGTTTGGTCGACGCAAGCGCCGGCGCCCAGGTGGGCGATCTCTCCGCGGTATTCCGCGCAAGGTCCTCGCCCCCGTTGAAGAGATCGTCGAGCAGGGCCTGTTGGTCGCCGACGTCGCCGTCCGCATGAATGTCAAGAACGCGATCATCATGAACGCGCTGCGCCGCGACGTCGACTACGACGAAGAGATGATTCGCGACCTTGCCCGCACCGCGCTCACCGAGCTCGCGGACGAGCGGGAGCGTGACGCGAAACACATCCGCCGCATGCGCGACGAGATCCGCGACTACGGGCGCAGTGCCTGGAGCGAGTCTGAGTACAGCAACGACGACAATCGGACGCTGCGCCACCGCCAAGAGGTCTACGAGACCCTCGCCAAGGAACTGCGCGAGCGCGCGGCGAACGACGAGTATCTGAACGAGAGCACGAAGCGTGCGCGCGACGCGGCCTGGGAAGAGATCGGCGATTCACTCAAGGTGCGCGCTGCGCACCCCTACTACGGCGGCGGCCGCGACGAGGAGTACAAGCAGGAGCGCGAGGGCCGCATAGCGCAGCTGATCTCGCAGGACCTCACCCGGCTCATGGAGGAGAAGACCGCCAGCGAGTCAGGCGGCAAGCGCGGGCTGTTCCGCCGCAAGGACGAACCAGCGCGCGAGGGCTAA
- a CDS encoding GntR family transcriptional regulator, with the protein MNSPAQIAQALRTRILALEIAPGSPLREVAVAEAFGCSRRTAREALMTLGHEGIVRHERNRGASVRSFTRLDVQDLYRVRRTLEAQGARACRTAPQELLDNVRDAYARLEAAARTGQDSPAHAFADVEFHASVIALLGSPRIDAFFANLSVEMVYAIRLLHRDEVESAVGVSEALADHRSIADAIVARNSTLARREVLAHVAENEARLIRLSTVASPR; encoded by the coding sequence ATGAACTCCCCCGCCCAGATTGCCCAGGCGCTCCGCACCCGCATCCTCGCGCTCGAGATCGCCCCGGGGTCGCCGCTGCGCGAGGTCGCCGTGGCCGAAGCTTTCGGGTGCTCACGCCGCACCGCCCGCGAGGCCCTCATGACCCTCGGCCACGAGGGCATCGTGCGACACGAGCGCAATCGCGGCGCGAGCGTGCGCAGCTTCACCCGGCTCGACGTGCAAGACCTGTACCGAGTGCGCCGCACGCTCGAAGCGCAGGGCGCCCGGGCGTGCAGAACGGCGCCGCAGGAGCTCCTCGACAACGTGCGCGACGCGTACGCCCGGCTCGAGGCCGCCGCGCGCACGGGCCAGGACTCCCCGGCTCATGCGTTCGCCGACGTGGAGTTTCACGCGTCGGTCATCGCGCTGCTCGGGAGCCCCCGTATCGACGCGTTCTTCGCGAACCTCTCGGTCGAGATGGTCTACGCGATTCGCCTGCTGCACCGCGACGAGGTCGAGTCCGCGGTCGGCGTGAGCGAGGCGCTCGCGGACCACCGCAGCATTGCGGATGCGATCGTCGCCAGGAACTCGACGCTGGCCCGGCGCGAGGTGCTCGCGCACGTCGCGGAGAACGAGGCACGGCTGATCCGGCTCAGTACGGTCGCATCACCCCGGTGA
- a CDS encoding phosphotransferase — protein MIELTLTPAEATAILRGTHGIAAESMRPLGSELASTFAAQSSEGRLAVKMQGSSPSEAPVQRWRALVSDELTRRGHPVPALRQALDGGLIAAATHEGTPVQVLAMDWVDAAPYGAIVVPDTFGVTLGRVAARLQHDLLEMPRPPHEITHTWDSRESAAVIAEHLPLIDDAEILAVGEAALAVHERLIAPVADELPLALVHQDLHDSNVLATAAGEVAAIIDFDDMLVGWRVAEPAIAAGYLARNSADPVRAVLGVAEGWESEIPFTDAERRAFPAIATVRLALNTVVWQARMQSNRGAYAGARSNGSLAAFRVLADWLRA, from the coding sequence ATGATCGAGCTCACCCTGACCCCCGCCGAGGCCACGGCGATCCTGCGGGGCACGCACGGCATCGCCGCCGAGTCGATGCGCCCGCTGGGCAGCGAGCTCGCCAGCACGTTCGCCGCGCAGAGCTCCGAGGGACGCCTCGCGGTCAAAATGCAGGGCTCGAGCCCAAGTGAAGCCCCCGTGCAACGCTGGCGCGCACTCGTCTCGGACGAACTCACCCGTCGGGGCCACCCGGTCCCCGCCCTACGCCAGGCCCTCGACGGCGGGCTGATCGCCGCTGCCACCCACGAGGGAACGCCGGTGCAGGTGCTCGCGATGGACTGGGTCGACGCCGCCCCCTACGGCGCGATCGTCGTCCCGGACACCTTCGGCGTCACCCTCGGCCGGGTCGCCGCACGGCTGCAGCACGATCTGCTCGAGATGCCCCGCCCGCCGCACGAGATTACGCACACCTGGGACTCACGCGAGAGCGCGGCCGTCATCGCCGAGCACCTCCCACTGATCGACGACGCAGAAATCCTCGCGGTGGGCGAGGCCGCGCTCGCCGTGCACGAGCGGCTGATCGCGCCGGTCGCGGACGAGCTGCCCCTCGCGCTCGTCCACCAGGATCTCCACGACTCGAACGTCCTCGCCACCGCGGCCGGCGAGGTCGCCGCCATCATCGACTTCGACGACATGCTCGTCGGGTGGCGGGTCGCCGAGCCCGCGATCGCGGCCGGGTATCTGGCGCGCAATAGCGCCGACCCGGTGCGCGCCGTCCTCGGCGTCGCCGAGGGCTGGGAGTCCGAGATCCCCTTCACCGACGCCGAGCGCCGCGCGTTCCCCGCCATCGCGACGGTGCGCCTCGCGCTCAACACCGTCGTCTGGCAGGCGCGCATGCAGAGCAACCGCGGGGCGTACGCCGGCGCCCGCTCGAACGGCTCCCTCGCGGCCTTCCGCGTACTCGCCGACTGGCTCCGGGCATGA
- a CDS encoding aspartate aminotransferase family protein, translating into MTQHEDAPTHVAADSGAERSLMVNAFSREHATNLDPAMAALLDRRERVLGAANRLFYSEPLHLVRGEGSHLFDAQGRDYLDAYNNVPAVGHSNPRVQAAVARQLGELNTHTRYLTDAVVEYAERLTEKFPDPLTQVMYACTGSEAVDLALRIVRHATGGQGIIVTRNAYHGTTAAVAEISPSLGANNRIPETVALVDAPDSVRGPGGEAALQRWVSDIERAIAGFAERGIPFAGMIVDSVLSSDGLRLDPAGFLARAAATVRAAGGLYIADEVQPGFGRTGEWWGFSRHGFVPDLVVLGKPMGNGVPISAVVGSRALFDAFGQSTRYFNTFAGNPVSIAAATAVLDEIEDRALLVHSATTGARLLAGITEITDAQAQRSGRRTVAENRGAGLFLSVEYVLPGGDEPDASTALAVVGALRERRILVSASGTYENVLKIRPPLVFSDADVARFLDGFDAVTRTL; encoded by the coding sequence ATGACGCAGCACGAGGACGCACCCACGCACGTCGCGGCAGACAGCGGGGCCGAACGCTCGCTGATGGTGAACGCGTTCTCGCGCGAGCACGCGACGAACCTCGATCCGGCCATGGCCGCGTTGCTCGATCGCCGCGAGCGGGTGCTCGGCGCGGCGAACCGGCTGTTCTACTCCGAGCCGCTGCACCTCGTGCGTGGCGAGGGGTCCCATCTCTTCGACGCACAGGGGCGGGACTATCTCGACGCGTACAACAACGTCCCCGCCGTCGGGCACAGCAACCCCCGGGTGCAGGCGGCGGTCGCCCGGCAGCTCGGCGAGCTGAATACGCACACCCGCTACCTCACGGACGCGGTCGTGGAGTATGCCGAGCGCCTCACGGAGAAGTTCCCGGACCCCCTCACCCAGGTCATGTACGCCTGCACGGGCAGCGAGGCGGTCGATCTCGCGCTGCGGATCGTCCGTCACGCCACCGGTGGTCAGGGCATCATCGTGACCCGCAACGCCTACCACGGCACGACCGCTGCGGTCGCGGAGATTTCCCCGAGCCTCGGGGCGAACAACCGGATCCCCGAGACCGTCGCGCTCGTCGACGCCCCCGACTCGGTGCGCGGCCCGGGTGGGGAGGCTGCGCTCCAGCGGTGGGTGAGCGACATCGAGCGCGCGATCGCCGGCTTTGCCGAGCGCGGTATCCCGTTCGCGGGCATGATCGTGGACTCGGTGCTCTCGAGCGACGGCCTGCGGCTGGATCCTGCCGGTTTCCTCGCCCGCGCCGCGGCCACCGTTCGTGCGGCGGGTGGCCTGTACATCGCCGACGAGGTGCAGCCGGGATTCGGGCGCACGGGCGAGTGGTGGGGTTTCAGCCGCCACGGCTTCGTTCCCGACCTCGTGGTGCTGGGCAAGCCCATGGGTAACGGCGTGCCGATCTCGGCTGTCGTGGGCTCGCGCGCGCTGTTCGACGCGTTCGGGCAGAGCACGCGCTACTTCAACACGTTCGCCGGAAACCCGGTCAGCATCGCCGCGGCCACCGCCGTGCTCGACGAGATCGAGGATCGCGCGCTGCTCGTGCACTCCGCGACAACCGGCGCCCGGCTGCTGGCCGGCATCACCGAGATCACCGACGCGCAGGCCCAGCGATCGGGGCGCCGCACGGTCGCCGAGAACCGCGGCGCCGGGCTCTTTCTCAGCGTCGAGTACGTGCTGCCCGGGGGCGACGAGCCGGACGCATCGACGGCGCTCGCCGTCGTCGGCGCGCTGCGGGAGCGACGCATCCTCGTGAGTGCATCGGGCACCTATGAAAACGTTCTCAAGATTCGCCCGCCGCTGGTGTTCAGCGACGCGGATGTTGCTCGGTTCCTCGACGGATTCGACGCAGTCACGCGAACGCTCTAG
- a CDS encoding GNAT family N-acetyltransferase: MARFTDETAAREAGYLITHEPERQRFVLTAQGVEVGEAHYSPLANGGFDFDHTVVDPSLRGTGLSALLVRHALADETVYGKPLQASCWFVAGMLEKHPELAGPA, translated from the coding sequence ATGGCACGATTCACCGATGAAACGGCGGCCCGCGAGGCCGGATATCTGATCACGCACGAGCCCGAGCGGCAGCGCTTCGTCCTCACTGCCCAGGGCGTCGAGGTTGGAGAGGCGCATTACTCGCCCCTTGCGAACGGCGGCTTCGACTTCGATCACACGGTGGTCGACCCGTCGCTGCGCGGCACCGGGCTCTCTGCGTTGCTCGTGCGGCACGCGCTCGCCGACGAGACGGTGTACGGAAAACCGTTGCAGGCATCCTGCTGGTTCGTCGCCGGCATGTTGGAAAAACACCCGGAGCTCGCGGGGCCCGCCTAA
- a CDS encoding glutathione peroxidase, translating into MSIRDTPVTLPNGETRRFGDIAPGAALVVNVASKCGFTPQYAGLEELSEKYGPQGLTVVGMPCNQFLRQEPGSDADIAEFCQLNFGVTFPLLAKGKVNGRGRAPLFDALRRAKDANGVAGVVRWNFEKFLVWPDPAGNGEPRIVRFRSTTEPDSDEIVAAVEAALSSVSA; encoded by the coding sequence ATGTCGATCAGAGATACTCCCGTGACCCTGCCCAACGGAGAAACCCGCCGATTCGGGGACATCGCGCCGGGCGCCGCCCTGGTCGTGAACGTCGCCTCCAAGTGTGGCTTCACCCCGCAATACGCCGGGCTTGAGGAATTGTCCGAGAAGTATGGGCCGCAGGGGCTGACGGTCGTCGGGATGCCGTGCAACCAGTTCCTGCGCCAGGAGCCGGGCAGCGACGCCGATATCGCCGAGTTCTGCCAGCTGAACTTCGGGGTGACCTTCCCGCTGCTTGCCAAGGGCAAGGTGAACGGCCGCGGTCGTGCGCCCCTGTTCGATGCGCTCCGCCGCGCGAAGGATGCGAACGGCGTCGCGGGCGTCGTGCGTTGGAACTTCGAGAAGTTCCTCGTGTGGCCGGACCCGGCAGGCAACGGCGAGCCCCGCATCGTACGCTTCCGCTCGACGACCGAACCCGATTCGGACGAGATCGTCGCCGCGGTTGAGGCAGCCCTGAGCTCGGTCTCGGCCTGA
- a CDS encoding adenosylhomocysteinase produces MTHRETTHSASGAPAELAPELAAERALRLAAGCGNGLLSGAVVEILAGEALSTVLRSALSRMGARLLGTGGSLARGPADYVFVDGEIREPELAVLMGERLRDVTRLPAIFVCLGESPDLDALESALGSLSVTSGAELPADATRSRALRWRRREPRAQVAEFRLDGRAVALAIPASELTVPDARTRISESAARIEWAGRGMPATAGLARSLAETGAIRGTRVGVSLVLEPKTAALAIALRDAGAEVAVFSADGETDPAVATALAELGVEVFAPKLGLDPVPADQDGADTDTLALDAAHAAGILDWAPELLIDDGSHLVRLAHTERPGALERLRAASEETTSGVRPLIEMAAEGALCIPVIAVNDARTKSEFDNRIGTGQSCVFAIADLLDSAARPGHDAAGAGATGIGGTRWVVVGYGPVGAGVARFAAALGAKITVVERDPVRALQALHDGFEASTLASALPIADVAVSATGVWHTLSGDDLARLRPGAAVAVAGGIDDELALDELRERGWQAEHHGPHLATWRAPGEAGGPLVLADGAGVNYTAGEGNPIEVMDLSFATQLSSLGRIAEGLDAVGVHVLDAAAERRVAAAALQAHGGEVDPLGSGPVRPGGAAQHWTAHRYRATDSRG; encoded by the coding sequence ATGACCCATCGTGAGACAACTCATTCCGCGTCCGGCGCTCCCGCTGAGCTCGCCCCAGAACTGGCCGCCGAGCGCGCGCTCAGGCTGGCGGCGGGCTGCGGCAACGGGCTTCTGTCCGGCGCGGTCGTGGAGATTCTGGCCGGTGAGGCCCTCTCCACGGTGCTGCGCTCGGCGCTCTCCCGAATGGGGGCGCGCCTGCTGGGCACAGGCGGCTCCCTCGCGCGGGGCCCGGCCGACTACGTCTTCGTCGACGGCGAGATCCGCGAGCCCGAGCTGGCCGTGCTCATGGGGGAGCGTCTGCGCGACGTCACCCGCCTGCCCGCGATCTTCGTTTGCCTGGGCGAGAGCCCCGACCTCGACGCGCTCGAGTCGGCGCTCGGCTCGCTCTCGGTGACGAGCGGGGCAGAGCTGCCCGCGGACGCCACGCGCTCCCGGGCGCTGCGCTGGCGCCGCCGCGAGCCGCGCGCGCAGGTTGCGGAGTTCCGGCTGGACGGTCGGGCCGTCGCCCTCGCGATCCCGGCGAGCGAACTGACCGTGCCCGACGCGCGCACCCGCATCTCCGAATCGGCCGCCCGTATTGAGTGGGCGGGGCGCGGCATGCCGGCGACGGCGGGGCTTGCGCGTTCCCTCGCCGAGACAGGCGCGATCCGGGGCACCCGCGTCGGCGTCAGCCTGGTGCTCGAGCCCAAGACCGCGGCCCTCGCGATCGCCCTGCGCGATGCCGGCGCGGAGGTGGCCGTGTTCTCAGCCGACGGCGAGACCGACCCCGCGGTCGCGACCGCGCTCGCCGAGCTCGGCGTCGAGGTCTTCGCCCCGAAGCTCGGCCTCGATCCCGTTCCTGCCGACCAGGACGGCGCGGACACCGACACTCTGGCCCTCGACGCGGCGCACGCGGCCGGGATCCTGGACTGGGCCCCCGAGCTCTTGATCGACGACGGCTCGCACCTCGTCCGCCTGGCACACACCGAGCGCCCCGGCGCGCTCGAGAGGCTCCGTGCCGCGAGCGAGGAGACGACGAGCGGGGTGCGTCCGCTGATCGAGATGGCCGCCGAGGGGGCGCTCTGCATCCCGGTGATCGCCGTCAACGACGCCCGCACGAAGTCCGAGTTCGACAACCGCATCGGGACGGGTCAGTCCTGCGTGTTCGCCATCGCCGATCTGCTCGACTCCGCCGCACGTCCGGGGCACGACGCTGCCGGCGCGGGAGCGACCGGGATCGGGGGGACGCGCTGGGTCGTCGTCGGTTATGGCCCGGTCGGGGCGGGAGTTGCCCGCTTTGCCGCGGCGCTCGGGGCGAAGATCACCGTGGTCGAGCGCGACCCCGTCCGGGCGTTGCAGGCGCTCCACGACGGGTTTGAGGCGAGCACGCTCGCCTCGGCCCTGCCCATCGCGGACGTCGCCGTGAGCGCGACGGGCGTCTGGCACACGCTGAGCGGCGACGATCTCGCGCGGCTTCGGCCGGGTGCTGCGGTCGCGGTGGCCGGAGGGATCGACGACGAGCTCGCGCTCGACGAGCTGCGCGAACGCGGCTGGCAGGCCGAGCACCACGGCCCGCACCTTGCCACCTGGCGCGCGCCGGGGGAAGCCGGAGGCCCACTCGTGCTGGCGGACGGCGCCGGGGTGAACTACACCGCGGGCGAGGGAAATCCCATCGAGGTCATGGACCTTTCGTTCGCGACGCAACTCAGCTCGCTCGGCAGGATCGCCGAGGGGCTGGACGCGGTCGGCGTGCACGTGCTCGACGCCGCGGCGGAGCGCCGGGTCGCCGCCGCCGCCCTTCAGGCGCACGGCGGCGAGGTGGATCCGCTGGGGTCGGGGCCGGTCCGCCCGGGGGGAGCGGCCCAGCACTGGACCGCTCACCGCTACCGCGCGACGGACTCCCGGGGCTGA
- a CDS encoding phosphatase PAP2 family protein, which produces MDPGTAPLTTSAPPARAGKTRRPSWPLATGLLGMLVFTAFGFAVAANVEHPFTQPLDDWWRALVGATNEAQIQNPIVMLFQEIGQIGGAVLMVIVIPGWLFIIRRWRSALFVLAAEFGVSIVVSQVVKNLVDRPRPAADAALGLSGPLIPVDHGSFPSGHGVSVGILVVAIAAILPVAARKIWWIVGAVLAIGMIWQRTFVNAHWISDAIVGVIGGASATLLLWWLFWRLLDRDRGKPLFRRVRADQPRESVAR; this is translated from the coding sequence ATGGATCCAGGCACCGCTCCCCTCACGACCTCGGCACCACCGGCCCGCGCAGGGAAAACGCGCCGCCCCTCCTGGCCACTGGCCACCGGGCTGCTCGGCATGCTGGTGTTCACCGCGTTCGGATTCGCCGTCGCGGCGAACGTCGAGCACCCGTTCACCCAGCCCCTCGACGACTGGTGGCGGGCGCTCGTCGGCGCGACCAACGAGGCGCAGATTCAGAACCCGATCGTGATGCTGTTCCAGGAGATCGGCCAGATCGGAGGGGCCGTGCTCATGGTCATCGTGATTCCCGGCTGGCTGTTCATCATCCGTCGCTGGCGGTCGGCACTGTTCGTGCTCGCCGCAGAGTTCGGCGTCAGCATCGTCGTCTCGCAGGTGGTCAAGAATCTCGTCGATCGGCCACGCCCCGCCGCAGATGCGGCACTCGGCCTGTCCGGCCCGCTCATCCCCGTCGACCACGGCTCGTTTCCCTCGGGGCACGGTGTGAGCGTCGGCATCCTGGTCGTCGCGATCGCCGCGATCCTGCCCGTCGCGGCCCGCAAAATCTGGTGGATTGTCGGCGCGGTGCTCGCGATCGGCATGATCTGGCAGCGCACCTTCGTCAACGCCCACTGGATCTCGGACGCGATTGTTGGGGTGATCGGCGGCGCCTCAGCGACGCTGCTGCTCTGGTGGCTCTTCTGGCGCCTGCTCGATCGCGATCGAGGCAAGCCGCTGTTTCGCCGGGTGCGCGCGGATCAGCCCCGGGAGTCCGTCGCGCGGTAG